From Roseburia hominis, the proteins below share one genomic window:
- a CDS encoding AraC family transcriptional regulator, translating to MGYKGTLFKNSISVGKIYSIHYFEYMSDFSFEGESHNFWEFIFVDKGEVKVTAGMNQLVLKKGEIAFHQPNEFHDVNANGTVAPNLVVISFDCNDKAMDFFRKRVLHIDETGRELLANIIIEARRCFDCRLDDPYLQNMPQKEPDMFGAEQLILIYLEHFLIHMFRKYSTPLPQHKYPPKYENSKSIKRKSDTEIFNRVTNYLERRLDSSVTIDQICRDNLVGRSQLQKIFKERSDQGIIEYFSAMKISAAKEMIRTKHLNFTQISEQLGYSSIHYFSRQFKSVTGMTPSEYASSVKAMAERVRE from the coding sequence GTGGGTTATAAAGGAACGCTTTTTAAGAATTCTATATCCGTAGGAAAAATATACAGTATCCACTATTTTGAATATATGAGTGACTTTTCTTTTGAGGGAGAATCTCATAATTTCTGGGAGTTTATTTTCGTAGACAAAGGAGAAGTGAAAGTAACTGCCGGTATGAACCAGCTCGTGCTGAAAAAGGGCGAGATTGCTTTCCATCAGCCCAATGAGTTCCACGATGTCAATGCGAACGGAACCGTCGCGCCGAATCTGGTCGTCATCTCGTTCGACTGCAATGACAAGGCAATGGATTTCTTCCGGAAACGCGTCCTTCACATTGACGAGACCGGACGGGAGCTTCTGGCAAATATCATCATAGAGGCACGGCGCTGTTTCGACTGCCGGCTTGACGATCCCTATTTGCAGAATATGCCGCAGAAGGAGCCGGATATGTTCGGAGCTGAGCAGCTGATCCTCATCTACCTGGAACATTTTCTGATTCATATGTTCCGCAAATATTCGACCCCTCTTCCTCAGCATAAATACCCTCCCAAGTACGAGAATTCCAAATCCATCAAGAGAAAAAGCGACACGGAGATTTTCAACCGGGTAACCAATTATCTGGAAAGGCGACTGGATTCTTCCGTCACCATCGATCAGATTTGCCGGGATAACCTGGTCGGGCGCTCCCAGCTCCAGAAAATATTTAAAGAGCGCTCCGATCAGGGGATCATCGAATATTTTTCTGCTATGAAGATCAGTGCCGCCAAGGAAATGATCCGGACGAAACACCTGAACTTTACTCAGATTTCCGAACAGCTTGGCTACTCCTCGATCCATTATTTTTCCCGTCAATTCAAGAGTGTGACGGGTATGACGCCTTCCGAGTATGCGTCCTCCGTGAAGGCAATGGCGGAAAGAGTCCGCGAATGA
- the gnpA gene encoding 1,3-beta-galactosyl-N-acetylhexosamine phosphorylase has protein sequence MNEHRKGRVTIPTDVDVVPETLELMERWGADAIRDCDGTEYPEALRKVDAKVYSTYYTTRKDNAWAKANPDEIQQMYVMTPFYTAKDEPLEIHLMNHLYPDMLAVNSRDDIKRWWEVMDRTTGEPLPAEDWEYNEETGNVTIPGVKPFHDYTVSFLAYIMWDPVHMYNAVTNGWKDVEKQITFDVRQPKTKAYSMERLKNYIQDNPHIDVIRYTTFFHQFTLIFDEFAREKYVDWYGYSASVSPYILEQFEKEAGYKFRPEYIIDQGYMNNTYRVPTKEFRDFQAFQRREVAKLAKEMVNLTHECGKEAMMFLGDHWIGMEPFMDEFKTIGLDAVVGSVGNGATLRLLSDIEGVKYIEGRFLPYFFPDTFHEGGDPVREAKVNWVTARRAILRKPIDRIGYGGYLKLAMEFPEFIDYVEEVCEEFRTLYDNIKGTVPYCVKKVAVLNSWGKMRAWGNHMVHHAIYHKQNYSYAGIIEALSGAPFDVVYISFDDIRENPKVLDDIDVILNVGDAYTAYTGGENWKDEAVLTAIKRFIYQGGGFIGVGEPTAYQWQGRFFQLANVLGVEKETGFTLNVDKYNWEEHEHFITEDCKGEIDFGEGKKNIFALADATILGQIDQEVQLAVNEFGEGRSVYISGLPYSFENSRLLYRAILWASSSEEELYRWYSTNYNVEVHAYVENGKYCVVNNTYEPQKTTIYKGDGTKFDVDLKANEIIWYKV, from the coding sequence ATGAACGAACACAGAAAAGGACGTGTAACGATTCCAACGGATGTAGATGTGGTTCCGGAAACTCTGGAACTGATGGAACGCTGGGGAGCAGATGCAATCCGTGATTGTGACGGAACGGAGTATCCGGAGGCATTGCGAAAGGTAGATGCGAAGGTATATTCGACCTACTATACGACGAGAAAAGACAATGCATGGGCGAAGGCGAATCCGGACGAGATTCAGCAGATGTACGTCATGACTCCGTTTTATACTGCTAAGGACGAACCGCTTGAGATTCATTTGATGAATCATCTGTATCCGGATATGCTGGCGGTGAATTCCCGTGATGACATCAAAAGATGGTGGGAGGTCATGGACCGCACGACAGGGGAGCCGCTGCCTGCCGAGGACTGGGAATATAACGAGGAGACGGGCAACGTGACGATTCCGGGCGTGAAGCCGTTTCATGATTACACGGTAAGCTTTCTGGCCTATATCATGTGGGACCCGGTACATATGTATAACGCAGTGACCAACGGCTGGAAGGACGTGGAGAAGCAGATCACCTTTGATGTGCGCCAGCCGAAGACGAAGGCGTATTCCATGGAGCGTTTGAAAAATTATATTCAGGATAATCCGCATATAGATGTGATCCGTTATACGACATTTTTCCACCAGTTTACTTTGATCTTTGACGAGTTTGCCAGAGAAAAATACGTGGACTGGTATGGGTATTCCGCATCGGTAAGCCCTTATATTCTGGAGCAGTTTGAGAAGGAAGCCGGATATAAGTTCCGCCCTGAATACATTATCGACCAGGGCTATATGAACAATACCTATCGTGTACCGACAAAAGAATTCCGTGATTTCCAGGCGTTCCAGAGACGGGAGGTGGCAAAGCTCGCCAAAGAGATGGTGAATCTTACCCATGAGTGCGGGAAAGAGGCGATGATGTTCCTGGGTGACCACTGGATCGGTATGGAGCCTTTCATGGATGAATTCAAGACGATCGGCCTTGACGCAGTTGTGGGTAGTGTGGGAAATGGTGCGACCCTTCGGCTGCTCAGTGATATTGAAGGAGTAAAATACATCGAGGGCCGTTTCCTTCCGTATTTCTTCCCGGATACCTTCCACGAGGGCGGCGATCCCGTGAGGGAGGCGAAGGTGAATTGGGTGACGGCAAGAAGAGCGATTCTTAGAAAACCGATCGACCGGATCGGCTACGGCGGCTACCTGAAGCTGGCAATGGAATTTCCGGAGTTCATCGATTATGTGGAAGAGGTGTGTGAGGAATTCCGCACCCTGTACGACAATATCAAGGGAACCGTTCCCTACTGCGTCAAGAAGGTGGCAGTTCTTAATAGCTGGGGCAAGATGCGTGCATGGGGGAATCATATGGTGCACCATGCGATTTACCATAAACAGAATTATTCCTACGCCGGGATTATAGAAGCGCTGAGCGGAGCTCCCTTCGACGTGGTATACATCTCCTTTGACGATATCAGAGAGAATCCGAAAGTTCTGGACGATATAGATGTGATTCTGAATGTGGGAGATGCCTACACTGCATATACCGGAGGAGAGAACTGGAAGGACGAGGCGGTACTGACGGCGATCAAGCGTTTCATCTACCAGGGCGGCGGCTTTATCGGCGTGGGTGAGCCGACGGCATATCAGTGGCAGGGTAGATTTTTCCAGCTCGCAAATGTGCTGGGCGTGGAAAAAGAGACCGGCTTCACTTTGAATGTGGATAAGTATAACTGGGAAGAGCATGAGCATTTTATCACTGAGGATTGCAAGGGAGAGATCGATTTCGGCGAGGGTAAGAAGAATATTTTTGCACTGGCGGACGCTACGATCCTGGGGCAGATCGATCAGGAGGTACAGCTTGCCGTCAATGAATTCGGAGAAGGCCGCAGCGTCTACATCAGCGGACTTCCGTACAGCTTTGAGAACAGCCGGCTCCTGTATCGTGCGATACTCTGGGCTTCCAGTTCGGAGGAAGAGCTGTATCGCTGGTACAGCACGAATTATAATGTGGAAGTTCACGCATATGTGGAAAATGGAAAATACTGCGTGGTAAACAACACCTATGAACCGCAGAAGACCACCATATATAAAGGCGACGGAACAAAATTTGATGTAGATCTGAAAGCGAATGAAATTATCTGGTATAAAGTGTAA
- a CDS encoding carbohydrate-binding family 9-like protein codes for MNMDPMWNGRGKEEGRIMGLQVQKIKGPWELEAAAAFRIGHLLWGTKEIPRTYGYLGYVPGKALYLELVCEEKDPLRRYQNDQEPVYRDSAVEAFFQFGGRKEAGEQIYLNFEMNANGALLAAYGKGRTDRVYFTEEECRKFACKARIEEERWSVSLCIPFVILENVYGPLKFGPGTFFRCNFYKISETKEIEHYASYALVDTDTPDFHRPEFFAEAQFCEV; via the coding sequence ATGAACATGGATCCGATGTGGAACGGAAGAGGAAAGGAGGAGGGACGGATCATGGGGCTGCAAGTGCAGAAGATCAAGGGGCCCTGGGAGCTGGAAGCTGCCGCGGCATTTCGGATCGGTCATTTGCTGTGGGGGACCAAAGAGATTCCCAGGACCTATGGATATCTTGGATATGTACCGGGGAAAGCTCTTTATCTTGAACTGGTGTGTGAGGAGAAAGATCCGCTGAGACGCTATCAGAATGACCAGGAGCCGGTGTATCGGGACAGCGCAGTAGAAGCTTTTTTCCAGTTTGGCGGCCGGAAGGAAGCAGGGGAGCAGATATATCTGAATTTTGAGATGAATGCGAATGGAGCGCTGCTGGCAGCTTACGGGAAGGGGCGAACGGACCGGGTTTATTTTACAGAAGAGGAATGCAGGAAGTTCGCATGTAAGGCGCGGATCGAGGAAGAAAGGTGGAGCGTCAGCCTGTGTATTCCGTTTGTGATTCTGGAAAATGTGTATGGACCATTAAAGTTTGGCCCGGGCACTTTTTTTCGGTGCAATTTTTATAAGATATCCGAGACGAAGGAAATAGAGCATTATGCCTCCTATGCTTTGGTAGACACGGATACGCCGGATTTCCACAGGCCGGAATTTTTTGCCGAAGCACAGTTCTGCGAGGTTTAA
- a CDS encoding cold shock domain-containing protein has translation MNKGTVKWFNAQKGYGFITNAETNEDIFVHFSGISGEGFKTLEEGQNVTFDITEGNRGLQAVNVTVA, from the coding sequence ATGAACAAAGGTACTGTAAAATGGTTCAACGCTCAGAAGGGCTATGGATTCATCACAAACGCAGAGACCAATGAAGATATCTTCGTACATTTCTCCGGAATTTCCGGCGAAGGTTTCAAGACTCTTGAGGAAGGTCAGAACGTGACTTTCGACATCACAGAGGGTAATCGTGGTCTTCAGGCAGTGAATGTAACTGTAGCATAA
- a CDS encoding class I SAM-dependent methyltransferase, translating to MAKQQTELEKYYNKFNEEKRLNSRHGQVEFLTSMRYIHRYLPEDRPAQILDIGAGTGRYSVSLSGEGHDVTAVELVKYNLGILKTKHSSVKAYQGNALDLSRFPEDTFDVVLLFGPMYHLYTFEDKVKALCEAKRVARPEGVIFVAYCMNEYSVLTYGFKEDHMLESIEKGKLTENFHVLSEPEDLYDYVRMEDIEAYNQAAGLSRIQIISADGPANYMRPVLNAMDEETFRTFMQYHFTTCERPELMGAGAHTVDILKKGQVR from the coding sequence ATGGCAAAACAGCAGACAGAATTGGAAAAATACTACAACAAATTTAATGAGGAAAAACGCCTGAACAGTCGTCACGGTCAGGTGGAATTCCTGACGTCCATGCGGTATATCCACCGATATCTGCCAGAGGATCGCCCGGCGCAGATCCTTGATATCGGGGCAGGGACCGGAAGGTATTCCGTGTCGCTCTCTGGGGAAGGGCATGATGTGACGGCGGTGGAACTGGTAAAATATAATCTGGGAATTTTAAAGACCAAGCACAGCAGCGTGAAGGCTTACCAGGGGAATGCGCTGGATCTTAGCCGATTCCCGGAGGATACCTTTGATGTGGTCCTGCTTTTCGGACCGATGTACCACCTGTACACCTTTGAGGATAAAGTAAAAGCCCTCTGTGAGGCGAAGCGGGTCGCAAGGCCGGAAGGAGTTATCTTTGTGGCGTATTGTATGAACGAATACAGCGTGCTCACCTATGGCTTTAAGGAAGATCATATGCTGGAATCTATAGAAAAGGGGAAGCTGACGGAGAATTTTCATGTCTTATCGGAGCCGGAGGATCTGTACGATTATGTCAGAATGGAGGACATCGAGGCGTACAATCAGGCGGCGGGACTGTCACGTATACAGATCATTTCGGCAGACGGCCCGGCAAATTATATGCGGCCGGTGTTAAATGCCATGGACGAGGAAACCTTCCGGACTTTCATGCAGTATCATTTTACTACCTGCGAACGCCCGGAGCTGATGGGGGCAGGAGCGCATACAGTGGATATATTGAAAAAAGGGCAGGTGCGATGA
- a CDS encoding C-GCAxxG-C-C family protein, which translates to MTRADRAEQLFREGYNCCQSVFGAFTDVTGLELKTAMRHASPFGAGFGKLREVCGAVSGMTMVVGYVAGYGEPTDREGKIALYHIVQELAAEFERRQGTIICRDMLKLKQGEDLPEPAVRTEEYYRSRPCISAVRDAAEILDNFLQEFHEEHH; encoded by the coding sequence ATGACAAGAGCAGATAGAGCAGAACAACTATTTCGGGAAGGATACAACTGTTGCCAGTCCGTTTTCGGAGCATTTACCGATGTGACGGGACTGGAGCTTAAGACGGCCATGCGCCATGCCAGTCCCTTTGGGGCAGGATTTGGCAAGCTCCGCGAGGTGTGCGGCGCGGTCAGTGGTATGACTATGGTAGTTGGATATGTGGCAGGCTACGGCGAACCGACTGACAGAGAGGGGAAGATCGCCCTCTACCACATCGTTCAGGAACTGGCGGCGGAATTCGAGAGAAGGCAGGGAACGATCATTTGCCGCGATATGCTGAAATTAAAGCAGGGAGAGGATCTGCCGGAGCCGGCTGTCCGCACGGAGGAGTATTATCGCAGCCGCCCATGCATCAGCGCAGTCCGCGATGCGGCAGAAATCTTGGATAATTTTCTGCAGGAATTTCATGAGGAGCATCATTAA
- a CDS encoding S41 family peptidase: MRKNIVKRSLPLIVAMILLAGCSFDNKPSIYEQDAKYLVETMENTHPCFVLDDIPEGYKEAKAAYLKAAKVVKNQEEFYEICLKYCCSLKDGHIFLDESEVLGDYVLKVEWYSDGKALYLCDENGKPTERKVQKIGGVDVQDVFRTIEEYCTMENESAVNLMYRSRSRLVYYLERAGVKCDFDSKLILSLDDGSDRKVEWVKRKDSNEGAEETENLSWKMIGDVFYIDQDQCDVEDPNLEEVCEALNEAVAKGTVKVIYDVRGNPGGNSAACGQILQAMQMTPPSFGMVVRVSELAKQTYPEYYEDYSVSQVEEFDGNASDAVANPDVDLIVLSDEWTYSSANMLCVWVQDGKLGRVVGQGSSNSPSAYGDILPFKLPNTELSGYVSCRRWTRPDAEADQKQLRPDVEVPYGEDSLQVALELLR; encoded by the coding sequence ATGAGAAAGAATATAGTGAAAAGAAGCCTGCCACTCATAGTGGCTATGATATTGCTTGCAGGTTGTAGTTTTGACAATAAGCCGAGTATTTATGAGCAGGACGCCAAGTATCTGGTTGAGACTATGGAGAATACCCACCCGTGTTTCGTTCTGGATGATATACCGGAAGGATATAAGGAGGCAAAAGCCGCATATTTGAAAGCGGCGAAAGTGGTCAAGAACCAAGAGGAATTTTATGAAATCTGTTTAAAATACTGCTGTTCTCTGAAAGACGGGCACATATTTTTGGACGAATCGGAGGTATTGGGGGATTATGTGCTCAAAGTAGAGTGGTATTCCGATGGAAAGGCCCTGTATTTGTGCGATGAAAATGGAAAACCGACGGAAAGAAAGGTGCAGAAAATCGGCGGCGTTGACGTTCAGGATGTTTTTCGGACGATTGAAGAGTACTGTACGATGGAAAATGAATCCGCGGTGAATCTCATGTATCGATCGCGATCACGATTAGTGTATTATCTGGAGCGCGCGGGCGTAAAGTGCGATTTTGACAGTAAGCTTATCCTGTCATTAGATGACGGAAGCGACAGAAAAGTGGAGTGGGTGAAGAGAAAGGATTCCAATGAAGGCGCAGAAGAGACGGAAAATCTTTCCTGGAAGATGATAGGTGATGTCTTTTATATTGATCAGGACCAGTGCGATGTCGAGGATCCGAATTTGGAAGAGGTCTGTGAGGCTCTTAATGAGGCGGTCGCGAAGGGAACGGTGAAAGTCATCTACGATGTACGGGGGAATCCAGGAGGAAATTCCGCAGCCTGTGGGCAGATCTTGCAGGCCATGCAGATGACCCCGCCGAGTTTTGGTATGGTGGTTCGCGTGTCAGAGCTTGCAAAGCAAACGTACCCTGAGTACTATGAAGACTATAGCGTTTCACAAGTGGAGGAATTTGACGGTAATGCATCAGACGCGGTAGCAAATCCAGATGTGGACCTTATTGTGCTATCAGATGAGTGGACGTATAGTTCCGCGAATATGCTCTGCGTATGGGTGCAGGACGGAAAACTGGGACGCGTCGTTGGACAGGGGAGCAGCAACAGCCCAAGTGCCTATGGCGACATTCTTCCATTTAAACTACCCAATACAGAGCTAAGCGGGTATGTGTCCTGCAGACGTTGGACACGGCCTGATGCGGAGGCGGACCAGAAACAACTGCGGCCGGATGTGGAAGTGCCTTACGGGGAGGATTCCTTGCAGGTTGCGCTGGAATTATTGAGATAA
- the lepB gene encoding signal peptidase I: MKKNRIQEMPTASQLRAELKRVKYKRRYRSALRSTVYALIVVAAIAILIATLWLPVLQISGTSMTPTLQDGEIVLTLKTSELGPGDVAAFYHNNKVLVKRIICGPGDWIDIDENGTVYVNETRLEEPYLTEKALGDCNIRLPYQVPDDRYFVMGDHRATSVDSRNTAVGCIAQEQIIGKIFFLVWPLNRMGVLEYSRNRQ; encoded by the coding sequence ATGAAGAAAAACAGGATTCAGGAGATGCCGACTGCCTCTCAATTGAGGGCCGAACTGAAACGGGTGAAATATAAGCGCCGCTATCGTTCTGCACTGCGCAGCACGGTCTACGCCCTGATTGTCGTGGCGGCTATCGCCATTCTGATAGCGACACTATGGTTACCGGTGCTGCAGATCAGCGGCACTTCCATGACTCCCACATTACAGGACGGGGAGATTGTTCTTACGTTAAAGACCTCGGAGCTTGGACCTGGTGACGTTGCCGCCTTTTACCATAACAACAAGGTTTTGGTAAAGCGGATCATTTGCGGTCCCGGGGACTGGATCGATATTGACGAGAACGGTACGGTCTATGTTAACGAGACCCGGCTGGAGGAACCATACCTCACAGAAAAAGCGTTGGGCGACTGTAATATTAGATTACCTTATCAGGTTCCGGATGACAGATATTTTGTTATGGGGGACCATCGGGCCACATCAGTGGATTCCCGAAATACTGCTGTGGGATGTATAGCCCAGGAACAAATTATAGGCAAAATATTTTTCCTTGTCTGGCCGTTAAACCGGATGGGAGTATTGGAATATTCCCGGAACAGACAATGA
- a CDS encoding DNA repair protein, with product MTDKELRRLSRAELLEMLLVQVEENEKLKLQIEEMQTQLDNRQIMIDKAGSIAEAAMQLNGVFQAAEAAAAQYLENIQRLSGEGGGQHEEKQDSGDADCLSIEGRTETGEI from the coding sequence ATGACGGATAAAGAATTAAGGCGTTTAAGCCGCGCAGAGCTATTGGAAATGCTTCTTGTGCAGGTGGAGGAAAATGAAAAACTGAAACTACAGATTGAGGAGATGCAGACGCAGCTTGACAACAGACAGATCATGATTGACAAGGCCGGCTCCATTGCGGAAGCGGCTATGCAGTTAAACGGTGTGTTTCAGGCGGCAGAGGCCGCTGCCGCGCAATATCTGGAAAATATTCAGCGGCTCAGCGGTGAAGGGGGAGGACAGCATGAAGAAAAACAGGATTCAGGAGATGCCGACTGCCTCTCAATTGAGGGCCGAACTGAAACGGGTGAAATATAA